One genomic region from candidate division WOR-3 bacterium encodes:
- a CDS encoding 4Fe-4S dicluster domain-containing protein: MIFVLDEISFRNLLHQWLNSYKIFVPEIFDGQKVPNIAILNKEKLERFSLSVFENIRVREPLKAIFSLPKEKVASFGNGEDLEEREKVLLVGAKVCDLRPLAVLKKMYLKEDFVFEEFKERLENTLIISADCPYPQDTCFCNLVGLKPYCEKDIDGVLPDLNLSFVDNKILVEVFTERGEELLKDKIGVRKEEADKEILERRREIRDNAYFTLKKINEKELKEDIKKKVLEGEKDFWDKNLESCVECFGCLYVCPTCFCFLLSDYKVEEHYERIKVWDTCYHPMYARVAGGLNPRAEFYKRGRNRFHCKFSNFYSDYNFYACSGCGRCFSVCMGKIDIRKILLSL; the protein is encoded by the coding sequence CAAAAAGTTCCCAATATAGCAATTTTAAATAAGGAAAAACTGGAAAGGTTTTCTCTTTCGGTTTTTGAAAATATCCGTGTGAGGGAACCTTTAAAGGCAATTTTTTCGCTTCCAAAAGAAAAGGTAGCAAGTTTTGGTAATGGTGAAGATTTGGAAGAGAGAGAAAAGGTTTTATTAGTTGGTGCCAAGGTGTGCGATTTAAGACCTTTGGCGGTTTTGAAAAAGATGTATCTAAAAGAGGATTTTGTTTTCGAGGAATTTAAAGAAAGATTAGAGAATACTTTGATTATTTCGGCTGATTGTCCTTATCCGCAAGATACCTGTTTTTGTAATTTGGTTGGTTTGAAGCCTTATTGCGAGAAAGATATTGATGGAGTTTTGCCTGATTTAAATCTTTCTTTTGTTGATAATAAAATTTTGGTAGAGGTATTTACCGAAAGGGGAGAGGAATTGTTGAAAGATAAGATTGGCGTAAGAAAAGAAGAAGCAGATAAAGAGATTTTGGAAAGAAGAAGGGAGATAAGAGATAATGCCTATTTTACCTTAAAAAAGATAAATGAAAAGGAATTAAAAGAGGATATCAAAAAGAAGGTATTAGAAGGTGAAAAGGATTTTTGGGATAAAAATTTAGAAAGTTGTGTGGAATGTTTTGGTTGTCTTTATGTCTGTCCTACCTGTTTCTGTTTTCTTTTGAGTGATTATAAGGTAGAAGAGCATTATGAAAGGATAAAGGTTTGGGATACCTGTTATCATCCAATGTATGCTCGGGTTGCTGGTGGTTTAAATCCACGGGCAGAGTTTTATAAAAGGGGAAGGAACCGTTTCCATTGTAAATTTAGTAATTTCTATTCTGATTATAATTTCTATGCCTGTTCCGGATGTGGTCGGTGTTTTTCGGTCTGTATGGGAAAGATTGATATTAGAAAGATTTTATTAAGTTTATGA